A region from the Natronocella acetinitrilica genome encodes:
- the hrcA gene encoding heat-inducible transcriptional repressor HrcA, with amino-acid sequence MADKRPGSQLDERAQHLLKVMVQRHIRDGQPVGSRTLTRESGLDLSPATIRNVMADLEDLGYVRSPHTSAGRVPTDKGYRFFVDALLKIEPTRLAGAEDLALSLDAEGEPEALIDSASSLLSGLTQLAGVVTLPRRRGGLLRHVEFLPLSEQRVLAILVLNEHEVQNRVLRLERDYSQSELQHVANFLNAHFVGQPVEAVREQLLRSLERDRARMDELMGLVVDLGGRAFSEPKDQDDRYVVAGQTNLMSFEELSANVDKLRGLFNAFSEKRDILHLLEQCLAADGIQIFIGEESGYEVFDGCSLVTSPYSAEGQVLGVLGVIGPTRMEYDRVIPIVDLTAKLLGAALNKQH; translated from the coding sequence ATGGCTGACAAGCGTCCGGGTTCCCAGCTTGATGAACGGGCTCAACACCTGCTCAAGGTCATGGTGCAACGGCATATCCGTGACGGGCAGCCCGTGGGCTCGCGTACGCTGACCAGGGAGTCGGGGCTCGATCTCAGCCCGGCAACCATTCGCAACGTCATGGCCGATCTCGAAGATCTTGGCTATGTGCGCTCCCCCCATACATCGGCTGGCCGTGTGCCCACAGACAAGGGCTACCGATTCTTCGTCGACGCCCTGCTGAAGATCGAGCCGACGCGGCTTGCCGGAGCCGAGGACCTCGCCTTGAGCCTTGACGCCGAAGGCGAGCCAGAGGCGTTGATCGATTCGGCATCCAGCTTGCTCTCGGGGCTGACCCAACTCGCCGGGGTAGTTACCTTGCCGCGCCGCCGCGGCGGGCTCTTGCGCCACGTCGAGTTTCTGCCGCTATCCGAGCAACGGGTGCTCGCCATCCTGGTGCTGAACGAGCACGAGGTGCAGAACCGTGTGCTTCGCCTTGAGCGGGATTACAGCCAGAGCGAGCTGCAGCACGTGGCCAACTTCCTCAACGCCCACTTCGTCGGGCAACCGGTTGAGGCGGTCCGCGAGCAACTGTTGCGTAGCCTGGAACGGGATCGTGCCCGGATGGATGAACTGATGGGGCTGGTGGTCGACCTTGGTGGCCGGGCGTTCAGTGAACCCAAGGATCAGGATGATCGCTACGTGGTAGCCGGGCAGACCAACCTCATGAGTTTCGAGGAGCTATCTGCCAATGTTGACAAACTTCGTGGCCTTTTCAATGCCTTCTCCGAAAAACGTGACATTCTGCATTTGCTCGAGCAGTGCCTGGCTGCGGACGGGATCCAGATCTTCATTGGCGAAGAATCCGGCTATGAGGTGTTCGATGGCTGCAGCCTGGTGACTTCGCCGTACTCTGCGGAAGGGCAGGTGCTCGGTGTGCTTGGCGTCATCGGCCCGACGCGTATGGAGTACGACCGGGTCATCCCCATCGTCGATCTGACGGCGAAGCTTCTCGGCGCTGCCTTGAATAAGCAGCACTGA
- a CDS encoding NAD(+) kinase, with product MSKRFGIVAITGKSFDRQVLHTVTRLVEHLVGSGRTVLVESAMFGRRKPPVKAEAVGLPDLVDRAELVISVGGDGTLLRTSRLLAGRETPLMGINLGRLGFLVDVSPDNMSDVDAILAGNFVTDERILLEAWVANGDATGAKSLSLNDVVIHRWNTARMVEMEVRVEGELVTRLRSDGLIIATPTGSTAYSMASGGPIAHPGVDALLLVPVAPHSLSNRPVVLPGDVSIEVRVLGGGSKHVRVSCDSQEELPMQPGSVLTVRRSPNRVKVLHPPGYRYFEILRAKLRWGDGGSA from the coding sequence ATGAGCAAACGCTTCGGCATCGTCGCCATAACCGGCAAATCGTTTGATCGACAGGTACTGCATACCGTGACCCGACTGGTGGAGCACCTGGTCGGAAGCGGGCGCACCGTGCTGGTCGAATCCGCCATGTTCGGGCGGCGCAAGCCACCGGTCAAAGCCGAGGCTGTCGGCCTGCCTGACCTGGTGGACCGGGCCGAACTGGTCATTTCCGTCGGCGGTGACGGCACCTTGCTGCGAACGTCCCGCCTGCTCGCGGGGCGCGAGACCCCGCTGATGGGTATCAACCTCGGTCGCCTCGGATTCCTTGTCGACGTCTCACCGGACAACATGAGCGACGTGGATGCGATCCTCGCCGGTAACTTCGTCACCGACGAACGCATCCTGCTCGAGGCCTGGGTTGCCAATGGCGACGCAACGGGCGCCAAGAGCCTGTCACTGAACGACGTGGTGATCCACCGATGGAATACTGCCCGCATGGTAGAGATGGAGGTGCGGGTCGAGGGTGAGCTGGTCACCCGGCTGCGCAGCGATGGCCTCATTATCGCCACGCCCACCGGCTCGACGGCCTATTCCATGGCGTCCGGCGGCCCCATCGCCCACCCCGGTGTCGATGCCCTGCTGCTTGTTCCCGTCGCCCCCCATAGCCTCAGCAACCGACCGGTGGTCCTCCCAGGGGACGTCTCAATTGAGGTGCGTGTACTCGGTGGTGGCAGCAAGCACGTCCGCGTGAGTTGCGACAGCCAGGAGGAGCTGCCCATGCAACCGGGCAGCGTGCTGACGGTTCGCCGCAGCCCTAATCGGGTGAAGGTGCTCCACCCCCCCGGCTACCGTTACTTTGAAATCCTGCGGGCCAAATTGCGCTGGGGCGATGGTGGCAGTGCCTAG
- the dnaJ gene encoding molecular chaperone DnaJ produces MAKRDYYEILGVQKNASEAELKKAYRKMAMKYHPDRNPGDAEAEKNFKDAKSAYEVLSDPQKRAAYDQFGHAGVEGMGGMGGGPRGGGASFSDIFSDVFGDIFGGAGPGGARGQRVYRGADLRYNMELSLEEAVQGTEQTIRVPSWVACEACDGKGTEGASEPETCPTCHGHGDVRVQQGFFSIQQACPRCGGTGTIITNPCRTCGGEGRLKHTKDLSVRIPAGVDTGDRIRLSGEGEPGERGGPPGDLYVQVVVREHAIFTRNGEHLHCQVPISIVTAALGGELEVPTLEGRVSLRIPEGTQSGKTFRIRGKGVKPVRGGPQGDLLCRVAVETPVNLTREQKELLTRFGESLDKGGTRHNPESQSWLDKAKKFFEDML; encoded by the coding sequence ATGGCGAAACGGGATTACTACGAGATACTCGGGGTTCAGAAGAACGCTTCCGAGGCCGAGTTGAAGAAGGCCTATCGGAAGATGGCCATGAAATACCATCCGGATCGAAACCCCGGGGACGCCGAGGCAGAAAAGAATTTCAAGGACGCGAAATCCGCTTACGAGGTGCTGTCCGACCCGCAGAAGCGCGCAGCTTATGACCAGTTCGGTCATGCCGGCGTCGAAGGGATGGGCGGCATGGGTGGTGGCCCCCGGGGCGGCGGCGCCAGTTTCTCCGACATCTTCTCCGATGTGTTTGGTGACATTTTCGGAGGCGCTGGGCCTGGTGGGGCCCGAGGCCAGCGGGTCTACCGCGGCGCCGATCTGCGCTACAACATGGAACTCAGCCTGGAAGAGGCCGTGCAGGGGACAGAGCAGACTATTCGCGTGCCGTCCTGGGTCGCCTGCGAAGCCTGCGATGGCAAAGGGACCGAAGGTGCCAGCGAGCCCGAGACCTGTCCCACCTGTCATGGCCACGGCGATGTCCGCGTACAGCAGGGTTTCTTCTCCATTCAGCAGGCCTGTCCACGCTGTGGCGGCACCGGCACCATCATCACCAACCCGTGCCGCACGTGTGGTGGGGAAGGCAGGCTCAAGCACACCAAGGACCTGTCAGTGCGGATTCCCGCCGGGGTCGACACCGGAGACCGCATCCGTCTATCCGGTGAGGGTGAGCCGGGCGAGCGCGGTGGGCCGCCGGGGGATCTCTACGTGCAGGTGGTGGTGCGTGAGCACGCCATCTTCACCCGCAACGGCGAGCACCTGCATTGCCAGGTACCCATCAGCATTGTGACCGCCGCGTTGGGCGGTGAGCTTGAGGTGCCGACCCTGGAGGGTCGGGTAAGCCTGCGCATCCCCGAGGGGACGCAAAGCGGCAAGACCTTCCGCATCCGGGGCAAGGGTGTAAAGCCGGTGCGTGGTGGCCCGCAGGGTGATCTGTTGTGCCGGGTGGCGGTAGAGACACCCGTCAACCTGACGCGGGAGCAGAAGGAACTCCTCACCCGTTTTGGCGAGAGCCTGGATAAGGGCGGCACGCGGCATAATCCGGAAAGCCAGTCCTGGCTGGATAAGGCGAAGAAGTTCTTCGAGGATATGCTCTAG
- a CDS encoding RnfH family protein, translating to MARSDAAMMTVEVVYALPDDQDLREIRVPTDATAADAIRASGLLERFPEIDLAQQPIGIFGRRCEPGQMLQPGDRVEIYRPLIADPKERRRRRAASKR from the coding sequence ATGGCACGAAGTGACGCAGCGATGATGACGGTGGAAGTCGTCTACGCATTGCCGGACGATCAGGATCTCCGCGAAATCCGTGTTCCCACCGATGCCACGGCGGCCGATGCCATCCGGGCTTCCGGTTTGCTGGAGCGATTCCCCGAAATTGATCTTGCGCAGCAGCCGATCGGTATCTTCGGGCGCCGTTGTGAACCCGGCCAGATGCTGCAGCCGGGGGATCGCGTGGAAATCTATCGACCGCTGATCGCCGATCCCAAGGAGCGGCGCCGGCGCCGCGCCGCCAGCAAGCGCTGA
- the dnaK gene encoding molecular chaperone DnaK: MGKIIGIDLGTTNSCVAVMDGGKARVVENAEGERTTPSVVGFAEDGEIIVGSPAKRQAVTNPENTLYAVKRLIGRRFQEDVVQRDVNEMPYHIVKADNGDAWVEVRGKKMAPPEVSARVLQKMKKTAEDFLGETVTEAVITVPAYFNDSQRQATKDAGRIAGLDVKRIINEPTAAALAYGLDKDGGDRKVAVYDLGGGTFDISIIEIADVDGEKQFEVLSTNGDTFLGGEDFDRAVINYLIAEFKKDQGIDLGKDKLALQRLKEAAEKAKIELSSANQTEINLPYITADQSGPKHLAIKLTRAKLESLVDDLIERTIAPCKTALKDAGLKASEVDEIILVGGQTRMPKVQEAVKQFFGKEPRRDVNPDEAVAIGASIQGGVLGGDVKDVLLLDVTPLSLGIETMGGVMTKLIEKNTTIPTKANQVFSTADDNQTAVTVHVLQGEREIASGNKSLGRFDLSDIPPAPRGVPQIEVSFDIDANGILHVSAKDKATGKEQSIVIKASSGLSDDEIEKMVKDAEAHADEDRKMRELVEARNQADNMIHATRKSIKDLGDSVEGAEKEAAEKAITELEEAVKGDDKDAIEAKTQALTEVAGNLAQKAYAKQQGGAEGEAPESATTDKADDDVVDAEFEEVKDDEKK; encoded by the coding sequence ATGGGAAAGATCATCGGCATTGACCTCGGCACCACCAATTCCTGTGTCGCCGTCATGGACGGCGGCAAGGCCCGGGTGGTGGAAAACGCCGAAGGCGAGCGCACCACGCCGTCCGTGGTCGGTTTCGCTGAAGATGGCGAAATCATCGTTGGCTCGCCGGCCAAGCGTCAGGCGGTGACCAATCCGGAAAACACGTTGTACGCCGTGAAGCGCCTCATCGGTCGGCGCTTCCAGGAAGACGTCGTGCAGCGCGATGTCAACGAAATGCCCTATCACATTGTCAAGGCAGACAATGGTGATGCGTGGGTCGAAGTGCGTGGCAAGAAGATGGCGCCGCCGGAGGTGTCTGCACGCGTTCTTCAGAAAATGAAAAAGACCGCCGAGGATTTCCTTGGCGAGACGGTGACCGAAGCCGTCATCACCGTGCCGGCCTACTTCAATGATTCCCAGCGGCAGGCCACCAAGGACGCCGGGCGTATCGCCGGCCTGGATGTCAAGCGCATCATCAACGAGCCCACCGCGGCGGCGCTTGCCTATGGCCTGGATAAGGACGGCGGTGACCGCAAGGTAGCCGTCTACGATCTGGGCGGCGGCACTTTCGATATCTCCATCATCGAGATTGCCGACGTCGACGGCGAGAAGCAGTTCGAGGTGCTGTCCACCAACGGCGATACCTTCCTCGGTGGCGAGGATTTCGACCGTGCGGTGATCAACTACCTGATTGCAGAGTTCAAGAAGGACCAGGGCATCGATCTGGGTAAGGACAAGTTGGCCCTGCAGCGACTGAAAGAGGCTGCTGAGAAGGCCAAGATCGAGTTGTCCTCTGCAAACCAGACGGAGATCAATCTTCCCTACATCACCGCCGACCAGAGCGGGCCCAAGCATCTGGCCATCAAGCTGACTCGTGCCAAGCTCGAGTCGCTGGTGGATGACCTCATAGAGCGCACCATTGCACCCTGCAAGACCGCGCTGAAGGATGCCGGGCTGAAGGCGTCGGAAGTCGATGAAATCATTCTTGTGGGCGGCCAGACCCGCATGCCCAAGGTGCAGGAGGCCGTGAAGCAGTTCTTCGGCAAGGAGCCGCGCCGGGACGTGAACCCGGACGAGGCCGTGGCTATCGGTGCTTCCATCCAGGGCGGCGTGCTCGGCGGCGACGTCAAGGACGTGCTGCTGCTCGACGTGACTCCGTTGTCCCTGGGCATCGAGACCATGGGCGGCGTCATGACCAAGCTGATCGAGAAGAACACCACCATTCCCACCAAGGCGAATCAGGTGTTCTCCACCGCCGACGACAACCAGACGGCGGTGACGGTGCATGTACTGCAGGGCGAGCGGGAAATCGCCAGCGGCAACAAGTCGCTGGGGCGCTTCGACCTCAGCGACATTCCGCCGGCCCCCCGTGGCGTGCCGCAGATCGAGGTCAGCTTCGATATCGATGCCAACGGCATCCTGCATGTGTCCGCCAAGGACAAGGCCACTGGCAAGGAACAGTCCATCGTGATCAAGGCCTCCAGTGGCCTGTCGGATGACGAGATCGAGAAGATGGTGAAGGACGCCGAGGCCCATGCCGACGAGGACCGCAAGATGCGGGAACTGGTCGAGGCCCGGAACCAGGCGGACAACATGATCCACGCCACCCGGAAGTCCATCAAGGATCTGGGCGATTCCGTGGAAGGTGCGGAGAAGGAAGCCGCCGAGAAAGCCATTACCGAACTCGAGGAAGCGGTGAAGGGTGACGACAAGGATGCCATCGAGGCCAAGACCCAGGCATTGACGGAAGTGGCCGGCAACCTGGCCCAGAAAGCCTACGCCAAGCAGCAGGGCGGAGCCGAGGGCGAGGCGCCGGAATCCGCCACCACCGACAAGGCTGACGACGACGTGGTCGATGCCGAGTTCGAGGAAGTGAAGGACGACGAGAAGAAGTAG
- a CDS encoding type II toxin-antitoxin system RatA family toxin translates to MAHISRSALVAHTAGRMFELVHDVDQYKYFLPWCSDSGVLSDTGDERKAFVTISKGGISKSFTTLNRAQHGKMLEIRLVEGPFKRLDGYWRFQPLGDDASKVSLDLEFEFSNSLVRMAFGRVFEQLANRLVDSFVQRADQVYGTK, encoded by the coding sequence ATGGCGCATATCTCACGTAGTGCCCTGGTAGCGCACACGGCGGGCAGAATGTTCGAGCTCGTGCATGATGTGGACCAGTACAAGTACTTCCTGCCCTGGTGCAGCGACAGCGGCGTGCTGAGTGATACCGGCGACGAGCGCAAGGCCTTCGTGACCATCAGCAAGGGTGGAATCAGCAAGTCCTTCACGACACTCAATCGGGCGCAGCATGGAAAGATGCTGGAGATCCGGCTGGTGGAAGGGCCGTTCAAGCGGCTCGACGGTTACTGGCGGTTCCAGCCACTGGGTGACGATGCCAGCAAAGTCTCGCTTGATCTCGAGTTCGAGTTTTCCAACAGCCTCGTGCGCATGGCATTCGGTCGCGTGTTCGAACAACTCGCGAACCGACTGGTGGATTCCTTCGTGCAGCGGGCCGATCAGGTATATGGCACGAAGTGA
- the recN gene encoding DNA repair protein RecN translates to MLSHLFIKNFTIVDQLELELDEGLTALTGETGAGKSILLDALGLTLGDRATGDVVRNGADKAEIAVSFNIDGMATVHAWLDEHELDEDGDCLLRRVVQNNGRSKAYINGRPVPLQLLRELGEQLVDIHGQHEHQSMMRRDIQRTILDAFAESADELKQLAELHTRHRGIETELQNLAGGHDDAAARAELLRYQLAELEALTLEPEAIAELDEEHRRLSNAGELLQSAHSLLEMLYDNEASAQSTLGQARRELEAQAPNDPVFAEVHGMVEQALVQLEEGVDSLRRHVDRLDLDPARLQALDDQIATLNDLARKHRVRTDELIDVREQIRKELHALENAEETVASLKKEQDQILSSYTTTAAHLTKLRETAAENLSMQVTAGLQELGMQGAAFRIALMPMDDDSITPHGRDRISFEVRTNAGQDFGPMSRIASGGELSRISLAIQVVAADGTTIPTLIFDEADVGIGGGVAEVVGRQLRRLGRSHQVLCVTHLPQVASQAHQHLQVRKTSDADSTVSTVAPLNDQARVQEIARMLGGMEITRATLEHAQEMVSRAAAG, encoded by the coding sequence ATGCTCAGCCATCTGTTTATTAAAAATTTTACCATTGTAGATCAGCTGGAGCTGGAGCTGGATGAGGGGCTCACTGCACTCACCGGCGAAACCGGCGCAGGCAAGTCGATTTTGCTGGACGCGCTGGGCCTGACCCTGGGAGACCGCGCCACGGGAGACGTGGTCCGCAACGGGGCCGACAAGGCGGAAATCGCCGTGTCATTCAACATCGATGGCATGGCCACCGTCCATGCGTGGCTGGATGAGCACGAACTGGATGAAGACGGAGACTGCCTGCTGCGCCGTGTCGTCCAGAACAATGGCCGCTCCAAGGCCTACATCAATGGCCGGCCCGTTCCCCTGCAATTACTCCGTGAACTTGGCGAGCAACTTGTCGACATCCACGGCCAGCATGAACACCAGTCGATGATGCGACGGGACATACAGCGCACAATCCTCGACGCCTTTGCCGAGAGCGCAGACGAACTGAAGCAGCTGGCCGAACTGCACACCCGTCATCGCGGCATCGAGACCGAGTTGCAGAACCTCGCCGGCGGTCACGATGATGCCGCAGCCCGCGCGGAGCTGCTGCGCTACCAGCTCGCCGAGCTTGAGGCGCTGACCCTGGAGCCGGAGGCCATCGCCGAGCTGGACGAAGAGCATCGGCGGCTTTCCAACGCCGGCGAATTGCTGCAATCCGCCCACTCCCTGCTCGAGATGCTCTACGACAACGAGGCCTCCGCGCAAAGCACCCTTGGTCAGGCACGGCGTGAACTCGAAGCACAGGCCCCCAACGATCCGGTGTTCGCCGAAGTCCATGGCATGGTCGAGCAGGCCCTGGTGCAGCTTGAAGAAGGCGTGGACAGCCTGCGACGCCATGTGGATCGGTTGGACCTGGACCCGGCGCGCCTGCAGGCCCTGGACGATCAGATCGCCACATTGAATGATCTGGCCCGCAAGCACCGGGTGCGGACAGATGAGCTGATCGACGTCCGTGAGCAGATCAGGAAAGAACTACATGCGCTTGAAAATGCAGAGGAAACCGTAGCCTCCCTCAAGAAAGAGCAGGATCAGATCCTGTCGAGCTACACCACCACGGCGGCCCATCTGACAAAGCTGCGCGAGACTGCCGCAGAGAATCTGTCCATGCAGGTCACCGCCGGCCTGCAGGAACTGGGCATGCAGGGTGCGGCATTCCGCATTGCCCTGATGCCCATGGACGACGACTCCATCACCCCACACGGGCGGGATCGGATCAGTTTCGAGGTGCGGACCAACGCCGGCCAGGATTTCGGACCGATGAGCCGCATTGCATCCGGCGGCGAGCTGTCACGTATCAGTCTTGCCATCCAGGTGGTGGCAGCGGATGGCACCACCATCCCGACATTGATTTTCGATGAGGCGGACGTGGGTATCGGCGGCGGCGTGGCCGAGGTGGTGGGCAGGCAGCTCCGGCGCTTGGGCCGCAGCCATCAGGTGCTCTGTGTCACCCATTTGCCCCAGGTAGCCTCACAGGCCCACCAGCACCTGCAGGTGCGAAAGACCAGCGACGCCGACAGCACCGTCTCCACCGTGGCTCCCCTGAACGATCAGGCGCGAGTGCAGGAGATCGCGCGCATGCTCGGCGGCATGGAGATTACCCGGGCGACGCTGGAGCATGCCCAGGAGATGGTCAGTCGGGCGGCAGCCGGGTAA
- the grpE gene encoding nucleotide exchange factor GrpE encodes MAEQEDKRHATPTQDEAAPETGEAAKPDSDAGQLQALQAELEAAQTKAEDNWNEYLRARAEIENVRRRMERDVDQARKFGVEKMAHEMLAVKDSLEMGLAAAREANADVGKLTEGTELTLKMMNQALEKFSIAEVNPAGQKFNPEEHEAMAMQPSAEHEPNTVIHVVQKGYRLSDRLLRPAMVIVSRPADQQQGGHIDEQA; translated from the coding sequence ATGGCGGAGCAGGAAGATAAACGGCACGCGACACCGACACAGGACGAAGCTGCGCCGGAGACCGGCGAGGCTGCAAAGCCGGATTCCGATGCCGGGCAGCTGCAGGCTCTGCAGGCCGAGTTGGAGGCTGCCCAGACCAAGGCGGAAGACAACTGGAATGAATACCTGCGTGCCCGGGCGGAGATCGAGAACGTGCGCCGCCGCATGGAGCGCGATGTGGACCAGGCACGCAAGTTCGGGGTCGAGAAAATGGCCCACGAGATGCTTGCGGTGAAAGACAGCCTGGAAATGGGTCTGGCGGCGGCGCGAGAAGCCAACGCCGACGTTGGCAAGTTGACCGAAGGCACTGAACTCACGCTGAAGATGATGAACCAGGCGCTGGAGAAATTCAGCATTGCCGAGGTGAATCCGGCCGGCCAGAAGTTCAACCCGGAAGAGCACGAGGCCATGGCCATGCAGCCATCCGCCGAGCATGAACCGAATACCGTCATTCATGTTGTGCAGAAGGGATACCGGCTGAGTGACCGACTGTTGCGACCGGCAATGGTGATCGTGTCGCGCCCGGCGGACCAGCAGCAGGGTGGACATATCGACGAGCAGGCTTGA
- a CDS encoding outer membrane protein assembly factor BamE, which yields MILLTAGALIVTGCSGSSFPYRPEVQQGNIITDEMVEELRPGMSRRQVRFILGSPVIEDMFRNDRWDYIHSSSPGGGGPTERLTLFFDDNDQLVAVEGNLAPENWRGND from the coding sequence ATGATTTTGCTCACAGCCGGTGCATTAATCGTAACCGGATGTTCCGGTTCGAGTTTCCCGTATCGCCCGGAAGTGCAGCAAGGCAACATCATAACCGATGAAATGGTCGAAGAGTTGCGCCCCGGCATGAGCCGCCGGCAGGTTCGCTTCATTCTGGGCAGCCCGGTTATCGAGGACATGTTCCGCAATGACCGCTGGGACTACATTCATAGTAGCTCGCCTGGCGGTGGCGGCCCCACCGAGCGCCTGACCCTGTTCTTCGACGACAACGACCAACTCGTGGCTGTCGAGGGCAATCTGGCCCCCGAGAACTGGCGGGGCAACGACTGA
- the dapB gene encoding 4-hydroxy-tetrahydrodipicolinate reductase — translation MTVRIGIVGAAGRMGRQLIEATIAHPELELTAAVERSGSSFLGADAGELAGQGPLGIGLTDDLAVACGRIDVLIDFTVPEATVANARVCREHGVKMVIGTTGLTEAQRAEIASASEHVGVVFAANYSVGVTLSLKLIDMAARVLGDDFDVEVVEAHHRHKIDAPSGTALRMGEVLAAALGRNLDECAVYGREGRTGERDVKTIGFETIRGGDVVGDHTVMFLGQGERLEVTHKASNRMTFARGAVRSAAWIAGQSQAGLFDMEDVLGLG, via the coding sequence ATGACTGTACGCATTGGAATCGTTGGCGCCGCAGGTCGCATGGGCCGTCAGCTCATCGAGGCCACGATCGCCCACCCCGAACTGGAGCTAACGGCAGCGGTAGAGCGCAGTGGCAGTAGCTTTCTGGGCGCGGATGCCGGCGAACTGGCGGGGCAGGGCCCACTTGGCATTGGGCTGACCGATGACCTTGCTGTCGCTTGTGGCAGGATCGATGTGCTGATCGATTTCACCGTTCCAGAGGCGACGGTGGCCAATGCCCGCGTGTGCCGTGAGCATGGTGTGAAGATGGTGATCGGCACCACGGGATTGACGGAGGCGCAGAGGGCCGAGATCGCATCTGCTTCCGAGCACGTTGGCGTCGTGTTTGCTGCCAACTACAGCGTCGGTGTCACCCTGTCCCTCAAGTTGATCGACATGGCTGCCCGGGTGCTGGGCGACGATTTCGATGTCGAGGTTGTCGAGGCTCACCATCGTCACAAGATTGATGCACCCTCCGGCACGGCCTTGCGTATGGGTGAAGTGCTTGCCGCCGCCCTGGGCCGCAATCTCGACGAGTGTGCCGTCTACGGACGGGAAGGACGCACCGGAGAGCGTGACGTGAAGACCATTGGCTTCGAGACCATTCGTGGTGGGGATGTCGTGGGTGATCACACGGTGATGTTCCTCGGGCAGGGGGAACGCCTGGAGGTTACGCACAAGGCCAGCAACCGCATGACCTTTGCCAGGGGCGCGGTGCGCAGTGCCGCCTGGATCGCCGGACAATCGCAAGCCGGGCTGTTCGACATGGAGGACGTACTCGGATTAGGCTAA
- the fur gene encoding ferric iron uptake transcriptional regulator: MASKDLRKAGLKVTLPRMKILEMLENSENRHLSAEDVYKGLMESGDDIGLATVYRVLTQFESAGLVQRHHFEGGQSIFELDDGDHHDHLVCVRCGAIEEFFDKTIEDRQEKVAKDNGFKITDHSLIIYGLCPECRDAE; encoded by the coding sequence GTGGCATCGAAAGATCTCAGAAAGGCAGGGCTGAAAGTCACATTGCCGAGAATGAAGATTCTCGAGATGCTGGAGAACAGCGAGAATCGCCACCTGTCCGCGGAAGATGTGTACAAGGGCTTGATGGAGTCAGGTGACGATATTGGCCTGGCCACGGTTTACCGGGTGCTCACCCAGTTCGAGTCCGCCGGCCTGGTGCAGCGTCACCACTTCGAGGGTGGCCAGTCCATCTTTGAGCTGGACGACGGCGATCACCATGACCACCTGGTTTGTGTGCGTTGCGGCGCCATCGAGGAGTTCTTCGACAAGACCATCGAAGACCGACAGGAAAAAGTTGCCAAGGATAACGGCTTCAAGATCACCGACCATTCCCTGATCATCTACGGCCTTTGCCCTGAATGCCGCGACGCTGAATAG